One window from the genome of Podospora pseudocomata strain CBS 415.72m chromosome 6, whole genome shotgun sequence encodes:
- a CDS encoding hypothetical protein (EggNog:ENOG503PBP9; COG:S) encodes MSHHHPSRLLVDRFTDTITPATTLPKTTNITPSGSLPQIQSWIHECSTSHERCQAIQSSTSSSWLPTRLIDVSNPSKIHIITTSPSMKERYTTLSHCWGRIEIIKLIQANYAQLTDPSVGVNWDKLTKTFQDAITVTRALGVKYIWIDSLCIVQWDGEKAPGDFKTEGQLMHLVYRNSFLNLAGADSKDGSQGLFRSYEKNPRQRVLHEPVKIEGGRGIAAEWYILPKDYWRHELLDKILYTRGWVFQERMLAPRILHFSTHQLLWDCATLSASESLPQGLPRQIDTISATERHWRERLLLMRSTPANQPALIRAGTADDSLETFWIDSVRNYTRCELTNYISDRLQAIWGVAKVVRDGLREKGSWDENDHQEEEYAAGLWSKNLYLQLAWRVVNPRSREETRLPGLQGIHPSWSWASTIGEISLQSRLRLAGTWYRVRHHDGGEVRFEVKCLGDVEGSPELAARGVEPKRDHQPELVGKKLAVRGVTVRGCWDQKTQGVRVSVVDVAVVKRFDFFPDVVLEEGREVYLLVLSAHETDEHGQLVMVDDSASGSEVSWRKPNVTYNSGTGLMLEGGVGVENEYKRIGAFRFQGLGKDDMRALVDETGVKNISIL; translated from the exons atgtcccaccaccatccatcaagaCTCCTCGTTGACCGGTTCACAGACACAATcacaccagcaaccaccctccccaagaCCACAAACATAACCCCCTCTGGATCTCTTCCCCAGATCCAATCCTGGATACACGAATGCTCCACCTCCCACGAAAGATGCCAAGCCATTCAatcttccacctcttcctcgtgGCTCCCGACTCGCCTGATCGACGtatccaacccatccaaaatccacatcatcaccaccagcccctcCATGAAGGAACGCTACACCACGCTGTCACATTGTTGGGGCAGGATCGAAATCATCAAGCTGATCCAGGCCAACTATGCCCAACTCACCGACCCGTCCGTTGGCGTGAACTGGGacaagctcaccaagacCTTCCAAGACGCCATCACCGTGACCAGGGCCCTCGGGGTCAAGTACATCTGGATCGACTCGCTCTGTATCGTCCAGTGGGATGGCGAGAAGGCGCCTGGGGATTTCAAGACAGAGGGGCAGCTGATGCATCTTGTGTATAGGAATAGCTTCCTCAACCTTGCCGGCGCTGACTCCAAGGATGGAAGCCAGGGGCTCTTCAGGTCGTACGAAAAGAACCCCAGACAGAGGGTGTTGCATGAACCTGTCAAGATCGAGGGTGGGCGTGGGATAGCGGCGGAGTGGTACATCCTCCCAAAAGACTACTGGCGCCACGAGCTACTCGACAAAATCCTCTACACCAGAGGCTGGGTCTTCCAAG AGCGCATGCTCGCTCCCCGAATCCTCCACTTCTCCACCCATCAACTCCTCTGGGACTGCGCGACCCTCTCCGCTTCCGAGTCCCTCCCCCAAGGCCTCCCCAGACAAATCGACACCATCTCCGCCACCGAACGCCACTGGCGAgagcgcctcctcctcatgcGATCAACCCCCGCTAATCAGCCTGCTCTTATCAGAGCCGGAACAGCAGATGACTCCCTCGAAACCTTCTGGATAGATTCTGTCAGAAATTACACCCGCTGCGAACTAACAAACTACATCTCCGACCGCCTCCAAGCCATATGGGGCGTCGCAAAGGTTGTGCGGGACGGGCTAAGGGAAAAGGGCTCTTGGGATGAGAACGACcaccaagaggaggagtacgCCGCTGGTTTGTGGAGCAAAAATTTGTATCTTCAGTTAGCATGGAGGGTGGTTAACCCgaggtcgagggaggagacgAGATTGCCTGGGTTGCAGGGGATACACCCCAGTTGGTCGTGGGCGTCGACTATAGGGGAGATTTCCCTCCAATCGAGGCTTCGGCTGGCGGGGACTTGGTACCGGGTAAGGCACCATGACGGGGGGGAGGTTAGGTTTGAGGTGAAGTGTCTTGGTGATGTGGAGGGGAGTCCGGAGTTGGCGGCTAGAGGGGTGGAGCCGAAGAGGGATCACCAGCCTGAGTTGGTTGGTAAGAAGCTTGCGGTCAGGGGGGTGACGGTGAGGGGGTGCTGGGATCAAAAGACACAAGGGGTTCGGGTATcagtggtggatgtggcAGTGGTGAAGAGATTTGACTTTTTCCCGGATGTcgtcttggaggaggggagggaggtgtatTTGCTCGTGCTATCGGCGCATGAAACGGACGAGCATGGgcagttggtgatggtggatgatTCGGCTTCGGGATCTGAAGTGTCATGGAGGAAGCCAAATGTGACGTATAATTCTGGGACCGGGCTGATGCTAGAAGGGGGTGTGGGCGTTGAAAATGAGTATAAGCGCATTGGAGCGTTCCGTTTCCAGGGGCTGGGGAAAGATGATATGAGGGCCCTAGTCGACGAGACAGGAGTGAAGAATATTTCGATTCTGTGA
- a CDS encoding hypothetical protein (EggNog:ENOG503Q41T; COG:S) encodes MKDARIRDKLADEKGVLCFEMEAAGLMNHFPCLVIRGICDYSDSHKNKDWQGYAAMMAAAYAKDLLRQIPSNKVEEERRIGEVVNSLQEGLGCLHQTTNETKAEVETMRRNHHLAEVERWLRPPDASTNFNEARRKWHEGSGLWFLDSPAFDEWKCGSHHLWLHGLAGCGKTVLSATIVDHLQKSNDCIVLQFYFDFNDTSKQKVDGVLRSLVFQLYKLGSNSKELDSLYQSHFDYQRQPDNPSLTKTLHAMMEDSKNTYLVMDALDECTERGELLQWMMEFFKAPDLGHVRMIATGRPDEEFLRRIPGWIGKNNCLQLDKEAVNADIRSYVTAKLEQSPDFLEKELSQDLRERIRNEVGDRADGMFRWAACQLASLAKCMSPRDIETALKTLPGDLNETYQRMLQNIPANLKKDAIRLLQFLVHGKRPLTLHEAVEVIATQTDEEPRGFDLKRRLFRGDDILQYCPSLVSVIDVLAYNGARKELHLAHFSVKEYLLKEGQFGLPLASIVITRTCLTYLTDIEGRWWEIERFAMAQYAAKYWMDYAALAERSEDVVQISIKFLQDESTFQRWVQLYQAHNMLTRAPGPRQELRLYYACLGGLVAVSRALIDGDADVNAQGGYYGNALEAAAYGDHRDIVQLLLDRGADVNAQGGYYDNALYAAVNGSHRDIVQLLLDRGADTTALDTNVWHHLFTWL; translated from the exons ATGAAGGATGCGCGTATCCGGGACAAGTTAGCggatgaaaagggggttCTTTGCTTCGAGATGGAGGCGGCCGGTTTAATGAACCATTTCCCGTGCCTAGTGATCCGCGGGATATGCGACTACTCCGACTCGCACAAGAACAAGGATTGGCAAGGATATGCGGCAATGATGGCAGCGGCGTATGCGAAGGATCTTCTGCGCCAGATCCCGTCTAATAAggtcgaggaagagaggaggattGGCGAAGTGGTTAATTCAC TCCAAGAGGGCCTGGGATGCCTACACCAGACGACGAATGAGACCAAAGCTGAGGTCGAAACTATGAGACGCAATCATCACCTCGCTGAAGTTGAGAGATGGCTCCGCCCACCCGACGCATCGACTAACTTCAATGAAGCGAGAAGAAAATGGCACGAAGGGTCTGGGCTATGGTTCCTCGATAGCCCTGCCTTCGATGAGTGGAAGTGTGGATCACATCATCTGTGGCTTCACGGCTTAGCAGGATGTGGCAAAACTGTCCTTAGTGCGACGATAGTGGATCATCTCCAGAAGAGCAACGATTGCATAGTCCTGCAATTCTACTTCGATTTCAACGACACTTCGAAACAGAAGGTGGACGGCGTGTTGCGCTCTCTTGTCTTTCAGCTCTACAAATTAGGATCTAATTCTAAGGAGCTTGACAGCCTATACCAATCCCACTTCGACTACCAGAGACAGCCAGACAATCCAAGTTTAACAAAAACACTCCATGCAATGATGGAGGACTCGAAAAATACTTATCTAGTCATGGATGCACTAGACGAGTGCACAGAGAGAGGGGAACTGCTCCAGTGGATGATGGAATTCTTCAAAGCGCCCGACCTAGGCCATGTTCGTATGATCGCCACTGGCCGGCCAGATGAAGAGTTTCTGAGACGCATTCCCGGTTGGATAGGCAAAAACAACTGTTTGCAACTCGACAAAGAGGCTGTCAACGCCGACATACGCTCCTATGTCACGGCAAAGCTTGAGCAGAGTCCCGATTTCTTGGAAAAGGAACTGTCTCAGGATCTTCGCGAACGGATTCGGAATGAAGTCGGAGATAGGGCTGACGGGAT GTTCAGATGGGCAGCATGTCAATTGGCCAGCCTTGCAAAATGTATGAGTCCCAGGGATATCGAAACAGCTCTTAAGACTTTGCCCGGGGATCTCAATGAGACATATCAGCGCATGCTCCAAAACATACCAGCAAACCTTAAGAAGGATGCTATACGTCTCCTACAATTCCTTGTCCACGGCAAGCGGCCGTTGACGCTACACGAGGCCGTAGAGGTAATAGCCACACAGACGGATGAGGAGCCACGAGGCTTCGACCTAAAGCGCAGGCTTTTTCGCGGTGACGATATTCTACAGTACTGCCCCAGTCTAGTGTCAGTTATTGATGTCTTAGCTTATAACGGGGCTAGAAAAGAGCTCCACCTTGCCCATTTCTCAGTCAAAGAGTATCTTCTGAAGGAAGGGCAGTTTGGTCTACCTCTTGCTAGCATTGTCATTACCAGGACTTGTTTGACATACCTTACGGATATTGAGGGTAGATGGTGGGAAATTGAGAGATTTGCGATGGCGCAATATGCGGCGAAGTATTGGATGGACTATGCCGCTTTAGCGGAAAGATCAGAAGACGTTGTTCAAATAAGTATCAAGTTTTTACAGGACGAGTCGACTTTTCAGCGGTGGGTTCAGCTGTACCAGGCGCACAATATGCTGACCAGAGCACCGGGTCCTCGACAAGAATTGAGACTCTATTATGCTTGCCTGGGTGGACTTGTAGCAGTCTCAAGAGCCTTGATAGACGGAGACGCCGATGTCAACGCGCAGGGCGGCTATTACGGTAACGCTCTCGAGGCTGCTGCATATGGAGACCACCGAGATATTGTTCAACTTTTGCTGGACAGGGGTGCCGATGTCAACGCACAGGGCGGCTATTACGACAATGCTCTTTACGCTGCTGTAAATGGAAGCCACCGAGATATTGTTCAACTTTTGCTGGACAGGGGTGCCGATACTACAGCTCTCGATACAAACGTATGGCACCACTTATTTACTTGGCTCTAG